A window of the Candidatus Paraluminiphilus aquimaris genome harbors these coding sequences:
- a CDS encoding DUF2474 family protein, whose product MATTESKPSWLNRILWFVGIWAASVVSMSVIAFLLRSILLP is encoded by the coding sequence ATGGCTACCACTGAGTCGAAACCCAGTTGGCTTAACCGCATTCTATGGTTTGTCGGAATCTGGGCTGCAAGCGTCGTATCGATGAGTGTTATCGCCTTCTTGCTGCGATCAATTTTATTGCCGTAA
- the infC gene encoding translation initiation factor IF-3 — protein sequence MKNDSKSKKALTNEQIEAPNVRLIDADGSQVGIVTNAEAMGKAEAAGMDLVMMADGETPVCKIMDYGKHIFESKKQKAAQKKKAKRTQIKEMKFRPGTDEGDYQVKLRSLTRFLENGDKAKVTLRYRGREMAHQELGMEILKRVESDLSELGAVEQFPKMEGRQLTMVIAPKKRG from the coding sequence ATCAAGAACGACAGCAAGAGCAAAAAAGCTCTGACGAATGAGCAGATCGAAGCGCCAAATGTGCGTTTGATTGATGCCGATGGCAGTCAGGTCGGGATCGTGACCAACGCGGAAGCGATGGGCAAGGCAGAGGCCGCGGGAATGGACTTAGTCATGATGGCAGACGGTGAAACGCCTGTTTGCAAAATCATGGACTACGGAAAGCACATTTTCGAGTCTAAGAAGCAGAAAGCGGCTCAGAAAAAGAAAGCTAAGCGGACACAGATTAAAGAGATGAAATTTCGCCCTGGTACAGACGAGGGTGATTATCAGGTCAAGCTTCGCAGTTTGACCCGATTCTTGGAAAACGGTGATAAAGCCAAAGTGACGCTGCGTTATCGCGGTCGTGAAATGGCTCACCAGGAACTCGGCATGGAAATTCTCAAACGCGTTGAGAGTGACCTGAGCGAGTTGGGAGCAGTCGAGCAGTTTCCAAAAATGGAAGGTCGTCAGTTGACGATGGTGATTGCACCCAAGAAACGAGGGTAG
- the rpmI gene encoding 50S ribosomal protein L35, producing the protein MPKAKIHSGAAKRFKKTASGYKRKSAYKSHILTKMTTKRKRQLRGTSMIHKSDVVLVDRMLRAK; encoded by the coding sequence ATGCCTAAAGCAAAAATTCACAGTGGTGCCGCTAAGCGGTTTAAGAAGACGGCCAGTGGTTATAAGCGCAAAAGTGCTTATAAGAGCCACATCCTGACGAAAATGACGACGAAGCGTAAGCGTCAGCTTCGAGGCACATCCATGATTCACAAGTCCGACGTGGTACTCGTGGATCGTATGTTGCGCGCCAAGTAA
- the rplT gene encoding 50S ribosomal protein L20: protein MPRVKRGVTAHRRHKKILKQAKGYYGARSRVFRVAKQAVTKAGQYAYRDRRQRKRQFRALWITRINAQSRANGMTYSRLINGLKRAEIALDRRVLADLAVHDKPAFAAVVERAKSALAA from the coding sequence ATGCCTCGTGTAAAGCGTGGTGTCACGGCTCACCGTCGACACAAGAAGATTTTAAAGCAAGCGAAAGGTTACTACGGCGCACGTTCACGTGTATTCCGCGTAGCAAAGCAAGCAGTCACTAAAGCAGGCCAGTATGCCTATCGCGACCGTCGTCAGCGCAAGCGTCAGTTCCGTGCACTTTGGATTACGCGTATTAATGCGCAATCCCGTGCTAACGGCATGACCTACAGCCGACTCATAAACGGCCTCAAGCGTGCTGAAATTGCTCTCGATCGCCGCGTATTGGCTGACCTGGCTGTCCATGACAAGCCGGCGTTTGCAGCGGTGGTAGAACGAGCAAAGTCTGCCCTCGCGGCTTAA
- the pheS gene encoding phenylalanine--tRNA ligase subunit alpha, with amino-acid sequence MQSLEDIKAEAAAAIDAAADIASLEELRVSYLGKKGALTGLLKGLGQLSAEERPKAGAEINAVKQVLNEQLNSRRYALQSEALSAQLATEAIDVTLPGRRAEAGALHPITRTIQRMETFFASMGFDVVEGPEIEDDYHNFEALNIPAHHPARAMHDTFYVDDTHVLRTHTSGVQVRTMETQSPPIRVICPGRVYRCDSDLTHSPMFHQVEGLLIDETSNFGHLKGLLEDFLQAFFERDDLSVRLRPSYFPFTEPSAEVDIQCVKCSGEGCRVCSHTGWIEVLGCGMVNPKVLEMSGIDPDKYRGFAFGMGVERLSMLRYGIGDLRLNFDNDLRFLAQFM; translated from the coding sequence ATGCAGTCACTGGAAGATATCAAGGCGGAGGCGGCAGCGGCGATCGATGCGGCTGCTGATATCGCATCCCTCGAGGAGCTGCGTGTCAGTTACCTGGGCAAAAAGGGGGCGCTTACCGGCTTGCTTAAGGGCTTAGGTCAGCTCTCCGCAGAAGAACGACCCAAGGCGGGTGCGGAGATTAATGCCGTCAAGCAAGTCTTGAACGAGCAGTTAAATTCGCGCAGATATGCCCTGCAGAGTGAGGCTTTATCGGCGCAACTCGCGACCGAGGCCATCGACGTGACCCTCCCGGGTCGTCGCGCAGAGGCGGGAGCCTTGCACCCAATTACCCGCACTATTCAGCGCATGGAAACGTTTTTCGCATCCATGGGCTTTGACGTTGTTGAAGGTCCAGAAATTGAGGATGACTATCACAACTTCGAAGCGCTCAACATTCCTGCGCACCATCCAGCGCGTGCAATGCACGATACGTTTTACGTCGATGACACCCACGTGCTGAGAACTCATACCTCGGGCGTGCAGGTGCGCACAATGGAGACGCAGTCACCACCGATTCGCGTGATTTGTCCGGGCCGCGTTTATCGCTGTGATTCAGACTTAACCCACTCGCCGATGTTCCATCAGGTCGAGGGGTTATTAATCGACGAGACATCTAATTTTGGCCATCTCAAAGGACTGCTTGAAGATTTTCTACAGGCCTTTTTCGAGCGAGATGATCTGTCGGTCAGACTACGTCCCTCATATTTCCCATTCACCGAGCCTTCTGCAGAGGTCGATATTCAGTGCGTGAAATGCTCGGGCGAGGGCTGTCGTGTTTGCTCGCACACAGGATGGATTGAAGTACTCGGTTGCGGCATGGTCAACCCAAAAGTCCTCGAAATGAGTGGCATAGACCCCGACAAGTATCGCGGCTTTGCGTTTGGTATGGGCGTCGAGCGACTCTCCATGCTGCGCTACGGGATTGGCGATTTACGCCTGAATTTTGACAATGATTTGCGCTTTTTAGCGCAATTTATGTGA
- the pheT gene encoding phenylalanine--tRNA ligase subunit beta produces the protein MIISEQWLRTWVDVSVTTQELSHKLTMIGLEVDSINAAAEPFSGVVVAEIISAEQHPDADKLRVCKVNVGDEIVQIVCGAPNARAGLVAPLARVGAVLPGGFKIKKAKLRGVESQGMLCAGAELTISEDNDGLMELPSDAPIGTNIRDYLGLDDQVIELGLTPNRADCLSMRGVARDVAVALDEALLEPTIPNVSPVVDDEFPVVIEATAQCPRYLGRVIKNVDLSRPTPDYMRERLQRAGLRSIDAAVDVTNYVLLELGQPLHAFDLDQLSGGIVVRECLEGEVLTLLDGVEQKLQKGTLVIADHDKPLAMAGIMGGEASGVSDETHNLFLESAFFTPELMAGRARSYGLHTDASHRYERGVDFQLQRQAMERATALFLDAVGGEAGPITEVCSEDTLPVNEAVLLRETQIEKVLGVSIGRIDVERILRGLGFWVVSHELGWLCTAPSWRFDMGLEVDLIEELARIIGYDAVPSQPITANLISTPVPEHIRVLREVKNELVARGYYEAVTFSFVSPEIQALFDPELSPVPLRNPISTDLAVMRTSLIPGLVKAIAHNTSRQQNRVRLFETGLKFLPTEQTEQVPMVALAMSGLRDVEGWSSEKAAADFYDLKGTVEALLASLGDRITFEARVYPGLHDGQSAAILLDGREVGRMGAVHPTIRKALGVPVNTVVAELEQVVATEVAMPAYQDISKYPETRRDLALVADHAVSSGEVMKLVHEAAGPLMKKLDLFDVYEGAGLADGKKSLAIGLTFQDQSRTLDESEVASAVDHVLAKLKSQLDIELRS, from the coding sequence ATGATTATTTCGGAGCAGTGGCTGCGTACTTGGGTGGACGTCTCGGTAACGACACAAGAACTGAGTCATAAGTTAACAATGATCGGCCTTGAGGTGGACAGCATCAACGCCGCTGCCGAGCCTTTCTCTGGTGTAGTCGTCGCTGAAATTATCAGTGCAGAGCAGCACCCGGATGCTGATAAGTTGCGGGTTTGCAAGGTTAACGTCGGTGATGAAATTGTACAGATCGTGTGTGGTGCGCCCAATGCTCGTGCAGGACTTGTAGCGCCGCTGGCGCGAGTCGGCGCCGTTTTGCCTGGCGGTTTCAAGATCAAAAAAGCGAAGCTACGTGGTGTTGAATCGCAGGGTATGCTGTGTGCAGGTGCTGAACTGACGATATCTGAAGATAACGACGGTTTAATGGAGCTGCCTTCTGACGCGCCCATAGGTACTAATATCCGAGATTATCTCGGTCTAGACGATCAGGTTATCGAGCTGGGTTTGACACCTAATCGCGCCGACTGTCTAAGCATGCGGGGTGTCGCCCGCGACGTTGCTGTCGCACTCGATGAGGCGCTTCTTGAGCCAACAATTCCTAATGTCTCACCCGTCGTTGATGATGAGTTTCCTGTGGTCATCGAAGCGACAGCTCAATGTCCTCGCTATTTGGGACGGGTTATCAAAAATGTTGATCTGTCGCGCCCAACGCCTGATTACATGCGTGAGCGCCTGCAGCGAGCGGGGCTCAGATCTATTGATGCAGCCGTGGACGTTACCAACTACGTGTTGCTCGAGCTTGGCCAGCCACTTCACGCGTTTGATCTTGATCAGTTAAGTGGCGGTATTGTCGTCAGGGAGTGTCTAGAGGGCGAGGTACTCACATTACTCGATGGTGTGGAGCAGAAACTGCAAAAGGGTACCCTCGTGATTGCAGATCACGACAAACCACTCGCGATGGCCGGAATTATGGGTGGCGAGGCGAGTGGCGTCAGCGACGAGACCCACAACCTATTTTTGGAGAGTGCTTTTTTCACGCCCGAATTGATGGCGGGAAGAGCCCGTTCTTACGGTTTACATACGGACGCATCACACCGATATGAGCGTGGGGTGGATTTTCAACTGCAGCGTCAAGCGATGGAGCGTGCTACAGCGCTGTTCCTCGACGCGGTGGGTGGGGAAGCAGGTCCAATTACTGAGGTCTGCTCAGAAGACACGCTCCCAGTTAACGAGGCGGTACTCTTGCGCGAGACCCAAATTGAAAAGGTGCTGGGTGTTTCGATTGGGCGCATTGATGTCGAGCGTATTCTTCGAGGGCTCGGATTTTGGGTTGTATCACATGAGCTGGGTTGGTTGTGTACGGCACCAAGCTGGCGTTTTGACATGGGACTCGAGGTCGATCTCATTGAAGAGCTCGCCCGCATCATTGGCTACGACGCAGTACCCTCACAGCCTATTACAGCCAACCTAATTTCAACGCCAGTGCCCGAGCATATAAGGGTGCTCCGCGAAGTGAAAAACGAGCTGGTAGCGCGAGGTTACTACGAGGCGGTGACTTTTAGTTTTGTCTCGCCTGAAATTCAAGCTCTCTTCGATCCGGAGCTCTCCCCAGTCCCATTGCGCAATCCCATCTCAACGGATCTCGCCGTGATGCGCACCAGCTTGATACCAGGCTTGGTGAAAGCCATTGCGCACAATACAAGTCGTCAACAGAACCGCGTTCGCCTGTTTGAAACCGGTCTCAAATTCCTTCCTACGGAGCAGACCGAGCAAGTTCCTATGGTGGCGCTCGCCATGTCGGGGCTTAGGGATGTTGAAGGTTGGTCGAGCGAGAAAGCAGCCGCTGACTTTTATGACTTGAAAGGTACCGTTGAAGCGTTACTCGCAAGTCTTGGCGATCGTATTACTTTCGAGGCGCGCGTCTATCCAGGGCTTCATGATGGGCAGAGCGCAGCTATATTGCTTGACGGTCGTGAAGTAGGGCGCATGGGAGCCGTTCACCCTACGATTCGTAAAGCACTGGGTGTGCCTGTTAACACCGTTGTTGCAGAGCTCGAGCAAGTCGTTGCGACTGAAGTGGCGATGCCGGCTTATCAGGATATCTCCAAGTACCCCGAGACTCGTCGTGATCTTGCGCTTGTGGCCGATCATGCCGTTTCTTCTGGTGAGGTCATGAAGCTGGTGCACGAGGCCGCGGGCCCACTTATGAAAAAGCTGGATTTATTCGATGTCTATGAAGGTGCAGGATTAGCGGATGGCAAGAAAAGTCTTGCTATAGGTTTGACATTCCAAGACCAAAGTCGCACCCTCGACGAGTCAGAGGTGGCGAGTGCTGTTGATCACGTGCTTGCTAAGCTGAAGTCTCAACTGGATATCGAACTGCGAAGCTAA
- the ihfA gene encoding integration host factor subunit alpha, with product MSALTKSEMADKLFEELGFNKREAKELVEQFFEEIRICLENNEQVKLSGFGNFDLRDKGTRPGRNPKTGEEVPISARRVVTFKPGQKLRARVEKIQGDA from the coding sequence ATGTCCGCGTTAACCAAATCAGAGATGGCCGATAAGCTTTTTGAGGAACTTGGTTTCAATAAGCGCGAGGCTAAGGAACTGGTTGAGCAGTTCTTTGAGGAAATTCGGATCTGCCTCGAGAACAATGAGCAAGTGAAGCTCTCGGGCTTTGGTAACTTTGACCTCCGCGACAAGGGCACTCGACCGGGTCGTAACCCAAAGACGGGTGAAGAAGTGCCGATCTCGGCGAGACGCGTGGTCACCTTCAAGCCAGGTCAAAAGTTGCGGGCACGAGTAGAGAAGATCCAAGGCGATGCTTGA
- a CDS encoding MerR family transcriptional regulator: protein MLEPSHNNELPPIPGKRYFTIGEVSTLCAVKPHVLRYWEAEFPQLKPVKRRGNRRYYRRGDVELVRAIRGLLYEEGYTIGGARQRLTSEDGPSPVELMTTVRDSLRDLELARGLLARDPD, encoded by the coding sequence ATGCTTGAGCCAAGTCATAACAACGAACTGCCCCCCATTCCAGGTAAGCGCTATTTCACGATCGGTGAGGTAAGCACGCTGTGTGCTGTTAAGCCCCATGTACTGCGCTACTGGGAAGCCGAATTTCCTCAGTTAAAACCCGTGAAACGCCGCGGTAATCGTCGTTATTATCGGCGAGGCGACGTTGAACTGGTGCGCGCAATCCGAGGCCTGCTGTACGAGGAAGGCTACACGATTGGTGGTGCACGTCAGCGATTGACGAGTGAAGATGGTCCCAGCCCTGTTGAACTTATGACAACCGTTCGAGATTCTTTACGCGATTTGGAGTTGGCAAGGGGACTGTTGGCTCGAGATCCGGACTAG
- a CDS encoding DUF2059 domain-containing protein produces the protein MFISRHMVINVYKGLATLVLGVTISTASASNEDLVWEIIDASGMVESMEIAQTEGLKAAIAPIAQQLEPLGECGDPVLKALESDVASLMTAFTDKTLLEATAKIYAEKFSEDELRAMLDFYKSPIGKKLKAMAPDLALAGVEAGQKAMMDVMPTFQSKIQATMVRVGAEAQQCMAAKG, from the coding sequence ATGTTTATTAGCCGTCACATGGTTATCAATGTTTACAAGGGGCTCGCCACTCTAGTTTTGGGAGTGACGATCTCAACTGCAAGTGCCAGTAATGAGGATTTGGTTTGGGAAATCATTGACGCGTCGGGAATGGTTGAAAGCATGGAAATTGCGCAGACTGAAGGCTTGAAAGCCGCCATTGCTCCCATAGCACAGCAGCTAGAACCTCTTGGTGAATGTGGTGACCCAGTGCTGAAGGCTCTGGAATCTGATGTGGCTTCTCTAATGACAGCGTTTACTGACAAAACCCTTTTGGAAGCAACCGCGAAGATTTATGCAGAGAAATTCTCTGAGGACGAGTTGAGAGCAATGCTGGACTTCTATAAGAGTCCGATTGGTAAAAAATTGAAAGCAATGGCGCCAGACTTGGCGCTTGCGGGTGTCGAAGCGGGACAGAAAGCGATGATGGATGTCATGCCGACGTTCCAATCTAAAATTCAAGCAACAATGGTCAGGGTCGGTGCGGAAGCGCAGCAGTGTATGGCTGCCAAAGGTTGA
- a CDS encoding globin: MVTDTAKEIELISDSLELYAERHGDIAPRVYMRFFELNLEAAALMEYSDEYMRGRMFASVLELFLSDEHLDPGGYLAWELENHIKAYSTTTAMYESLFQSMRDVFEKDLGAEWRPEWQHAWASRIARIMQQVAQF; the protein is encoded by the coding sequence TTGGTAACCGATACCGCGAAAGAGATTGAACTTATTTCAGACTCGCTCGAGCTTTATGCCGAGCGCCATGGTGATATAGCGCCTAGAGTCTACATGCGCTTTTTCGAGCTTAATCTTGAGGCTGCAGCGCTAATGGAGTACTCGGATGAGTACATGCGGGGACGTATGTTTGCATCGGTCCTCGAACTCTTTCTATCAGATGAACACTTGGATCCAGGCGGCTATCTGGCGTGGGAGTTAGAAAACCACATCAAGGCCTACTCTACGACCACAGCCATGTACGAAAGCTTGTTCCAAAGTATGCGTGACGTGTTCGAAAAAGACTTAGGCGCCGAATGGCGACCCGAGTGGCAACACGCTTGGGCGAGCCGTATAGCCCGCATCATGCAGCAAGTCGCACAGTTCTGA
- a CDS encoding aldehyde dehydrogenase family protein, whose product MATPATVALPEEVAEVEALISRARTAQAAIADYTQDQVDQLLKAMVWSCAQPGVAEELAQQTLDETQLGDYNGKFAKISVKTRASLMDILPDKSVGVIEEDVERNIIKICKPVGVIGALSPSTNPEATPVIKSINAVKGRNAIVIAPHPRAKFINMTIVNKMRDALVKMGAPADLVQTMAQPSIGKTEELMRQCDLILATGGPGMVTAAYSSGTPALGVGAGNAVITVDDTADLIDTAEKIRISKTLDLAASCSSDNSVIVLESVYDALLGNLIAEGGYVASPEEAEKIATVLWHNGALNTAAVVKQPQVLAEMSGFSIPEDRKFIIVPYEGVGPDHPFSGEKLSAVMAFYKVADIHEAVALTNAIQEYQGMGHSCGIYSNSDDNIITLASGTKTSRVMVNQPQAASNSGNLWNGMRQTFSLGCGSWGGNSTNENINWKHLVNITWVSKPLAQAKTLPNDEELFGDVITKLS is encoded by the coding sequence ATGGCTACACCCGCAACAGTGGCGCTGCCCGAGGAAGTAGCAGAGGTCGAAGCGCTTATTAGTCGTGCACGAACCGCTCAAGCAGCCATTGCTGATTACACACAAGACCAGGTCGACCAGCTTCTAAAAGCCATGGTTTGGTCGTGTGCACAACCAGGCGTAGCCGAGGAGCTTGCGCAGCAAACACTCGATGAGACACAACTCGGCGACTACAACGGTAAATTTGCGAAAATTTCGGTGAAAACCCGTGCATCACTGATGGATATCCTTCCCGATAAGTCGGTTGGCGTTATCGAGGAAGACGTCGAGCGCAATATCATCAAGATTTGTAAGCCGGTTGGTGTTATCGGCGCGCTATCACCCTCCACGAACCCTGAAGCGACACCCGTCATAAAGAGCATTAATGCTGTGAAAGGTCGCAACGCCATCGTCATCGCCCCACACCCCCGTGCAAAGTTCATCAATATGACCATCGTTAACAAGATGCGCGATGCCCTTGTAAAAATGGGTGCGCCAGCGGACCTCGTCCAAACTATGGCGCAACCGTCGATCGGGAAAACTGAGGAATTGATGCGTCAGTGTGACCTTATTCTTGCCACGGGTGGACCTGGAATGGTCACTGCAGCTTACTCAAGCGGTACACCCGCGCTGGGCGTTGGAGCCGGCAATGCCGTTATTACGGTCGACGACACCGCCGACCTCATTGATACTGCTGAAAAGATTCGCATCTCCAAAACACTCGATCTCGCTGCATCTTGCTCATCAGACAACTCAGTCATTGTTCTTGAGAGCGTCTATGACGCACTTCTTGGAAATCTGATCGCCGAAGGCGGTTATGTTGCCTCACCAGAAGAGGCCGAGAAGATTGCAACGGTCCTTTGGCACAATGGCGCGCTCAACACCGCGGCAGTCGTCAAGCAGCCGCAGGTACTCGCTGAGATGTCTGGGTTCTCCATTCCGGAAGACCGAAAATTTATTATCGTGCCATACGAGGGTGTTGGTCCGGACCACCCCTTCTCGGGCGAAAAGCTCTCTGCCGTTATGGCATTTTATAAAGTCGCCGATATTCACGAAGCCGTTGCGCTCACCAACGCCATCCAGGAATACCAGGGCATGGGCCACTCCTGTGGCATCTACTCCAACAGCGATGACAACATCATCACCCTCGCGAGTGGCACCAAAACCTCGCGCGTCATGGTCAATCAGCCTCAGGCAGCGTCGAACAGTGGCAATCTGTGGAATGGCATGCGCCAAACCTTCTCTCTCGGTTGCGGTAGCTGGGGCGGTAATTCCACCAATGAAAACATTAACTGGAAGCATTTGGTGAACATCACCTGGGTCTCCAAGCCGCTCGCGCAAGCGAAGACACTGCCAAATGACGAAGAACTATTCGGTGATGTCATCACAAAACTGAGTTAG
- a CDS encoding NADP-dependent oxidoreductase, translating into MLTNKRILLSQLPTDKLSLDCFDSDQVPVPDLEVGQVCIKTLLLSQDAANRAWMQGATYRSALVGGDVMASYGIGEVIESKDAAWKPGDLVMADIGWQEYAVIDGGQVTAAPNHKGPISHGLSLLGVAGLTAYHGLINVAGIHAGETLLVSAAAGSVGSIVGQIGRIKGARIIGVAGDDAKCRWVERELGFDVCINYKSEDRQLRDQLQAAAPNGIDVYFDNTGGDILQTALFAMNLKGRIACCGAVSMYDTKPKPGPFGVPGLLVTKRLRMEGFIVSDYAHLDADALHDLSMWEHQGGLMLFEDIIEGLENAPAGLIGLLAGENRGKRMIRVA; encoded by the coding sequence ATGCTAACAAATAAACGAATTCTTCTTAGCCAATTACCGACCGATAAACTGAGTCTCGATTGCTTTGACAGCGATCAAGTCCCGGTACCGGATCTTGAAGTGGGTCAGGTCTGCATAAAAACTCTTTTGCTGTCTCAAGACGCCGCGAATCGAGCTTGGATGCAGGGTGCTACCTATCGCAGTGCGCTTGTCGGCGGTGATGTCATGGCAAGCTATGGGATTGGAGAAGTCATTGAGTCCAAAGATGCCGCGTGGAAACCCGGTGATCTGGTGATGGCGGATATCGGCTGGCAAGAATACGCCGTGATCGACGGCGGACAGGTGACCGCAGCGCCAAATCACAAAGGCCCAATAAGCCACGGATTATCACTCCTTGGCGTCGCGGGATTAACGGCTTATCACGGTTTAATCAATGTGGCTGGGATTCACGCGGGCGAGACCTTACTCGTCTCCGCTGCGGCAGGCTCGGTTGGATCGATTGTCGGCCAGATTGGGCGCATAAAAGGTGCGCGTATTATTGGTGTCGCAGGCGATGACGCTAAATGTCGGTGGGTCGAGCGCGAGCTGGGGTTTGACGTCTGCATAAACTACAAAAGTGAAGACCGGCAATTGCGTGACCAACTCCAAGCTGCAGCACCCAATGGCATTGATGTTTACTTTGACAATACAGGCGGAGATATTCTTCAAACCGCTTTGTTTGCTATGAATTTAAAGGGCCGTATAGCCTGCTGTGGCGCCGTCTCGATGTATGACACAAAGCCTAAGCCGGGGCCTTTTGGCGTGCCCGGTCTGCTCGTAACCAAACGGCTCCGAATGGAGGGCTTTATTGTTAGCGACTATGCGCACCTCGACGCAGACGCCCTACATGACCTCTCAATGTGGGAGCACCAAGGTGGTCTCATGCTCTTCGAGGACATCATCGAAGGGCTCGAAAATGCGCCGGCCGGATTGATCGGCCTGTTGGCCGGCGAAAATCGCGGGAAGCGCATGATTCGTGTCGCGTAA
- a CDS encoding acyl-CoA dehydrogenase → MGSATNWTKLNWEDPFELDAQLTEEQRMVRESARQYAQDRLAPRVTDAFRSESTDPAIFREMGEVGLLGPTIEGYGCPGVDYVSYGLIAREIERVDSGYRSMLSVQSSLVMYPIFAYGNDTQREKYLPKLATGEWIGCFGLTEPDHGSDPGGMITRARTTDGGYRLTGAKMWISNSPIADVFVVWAKTDDDIIRGFILDKGMPGLSAPKIEGKLALRASVTGEIVMDDVFVPEENLLPNVSGLKGPFGCLNNARFGIAWGTLGAAETCWHTARNYTLDRKQFGKPLAATQLVQKKLADMQSEIAIGLQSCLRAGQMLSDGAISPDLISLIKRNSCGKALEIARTARDMLGGNGISDEYPIMRHMVNLEVVNTYEGTHDIHALILGRAQTGIAAF, encoded by the coding sequence ATGGGATCAGCCACAAATTGGACAAAGCTCAATTGGGAAGACCCGTTCGAACTCGACGCGCAGTTGACCGAAGAGCAGCGGATGGTGCGAGAGTCTGCGCGGCAGTACGCTCAAGATAGGCTTGCTCCTCGAGTGACCGACGCTTTTAGGAGCGAGAGCACGGACCCCGCTATTTTCCGAGAGATGGGGGAGGTCGGCTTGTTGGGTCCAACCATTGAAGGTTATGGCTGTCCCGGTGTCGATTACGTGAGCTACGGTCTCATAGCCCGCGAGATAGAGCGCGTTGATTCGGGTTATCGGTCAATGTTAAGCGTCCAGTCGTCGCTCGTAATGTATCCCATATTTGCCTACGGCAATGATACGCAACGAGAGAAATACCTCCCCAAGCTCGCCACCGGTGAGTGGATAGGTTGTTTCGGTTTGACTGAACCTGATCACGGGTCTGATCCGGGTGGAATGATTACACGGGCTCGCACAACTGATGGTGGCTACCGTCTGACAGGCGCTAAGATGTGGATTTCCAATAGCCCTATTGCTGATGTCTTCGTCGTCTGGGCGAAGACCGACGATGACATTATCCGCGGTTTCATTCTCGACAAAGGTATGCCGGGGCTCTCTGCGCCAAAAATTGAGGGGAAATTGGCGCTACGTGCATCGGTTACCGGTGAAATCGTTATGGATGATGTCTTTGTCCCTGAAGAAAACTTACTCCCCAATGTGTCAGGTCTTAAGGGACCATTCGGTTGTTTGAATAACGCCCGCTTCGGTATCGCTTGGGGAACGCTGGGTGCAGCAGAAACCTGTTGGCACACGGCGCGCAATTACACGCTAGATCGAAAGCAGTTCGGTAAGCCACTTGCGGCAACACAGCTTGTTCAGAAAAAGTTGGCCGACATGCAGTCGGAAATCGCGATTGGATTACAGTCCTGCTTGCGAGCTGGCCAGATGTTAAGTGATGGGGCAATCTCTCCAGATCTCATCAGTTTGATAAAGCGCAATTCTTGCGGCAAAGCGCTGGAGATAGCGCGTACCGCGCGGGACATGTTGGGGGGCAATGGTATTTCCGACGAGTACCCGATTATGAGACACATGGTTAACCTTGAAGTCGTCAATACCTATGAGGGTACGCATGACATTCACGCGCTGATACTGGGCCGCGCGCAAACGGGGATCGCCGCCTTTTAA